A stretch of Henckelia pumila isolate YLH828 chromosome 4, ASM3356847v2, whole genome shotgun sequence DNA encodes these proteins:
- the LOC140864293 gene encoding U11/U12 small nuclear ribonucleoprotein 65 kDa protein isoform X2 — translation MAEVMGEEERAACLFVSHLPEAIPADILSRLFSHYGASSVRPARVKNCAFLDFKNETLAAQAQKHLHGLQFLGKALSVERARNTVAENTKIQDLPSAVKTSTLSKDFSDGFRRPSEPIAEKLGVDYSFPPHFEYAYPPPDGHILTNIVNALIAVPRFYTQVLHLMNKMNIPAPFRKALPTPPLPGSVPVPPPPSSPPPPPPPPLSSETNIEDLSGSESEMESSDEGERMPKRKRIKRQPIVGPAVNKDVAHETVGLKPAALLPKEKPILKRKNPLLQIRIAPKQIQPDKKDDDTVTELQETIQGNSDRQHYATLEELNSGKLPPEEILSLPRFKNYTTGDPAPVLYVKNLAKDVVVDDFYFIFGSFFGSIDEAKSNLLIKLMQEGRMRGQAFVTFPTVELAHNALNAANGYPLKGKPIVLQFGRSPASAKPTKESNY, via the exons ATGGCTGAGGTGATGGGGGAAGAAGAAAGAGCGGCTTGCCTGTTTGTAAGCCATCTTCCAGAGGCAATTCCTGCTGACATTCTTTCAAGACTCTTCTCCCACTATGGCGCTTCTTCCGTCCGCCCCGCAAG GGTGAAAAATTGTGCTTTTCTTGATTTCAAGAACGAAACTTTGGCAGCTCAAGCTCAGAAACACCTTCATGGGTTACAGTTTCTTGGCAAGGCTTTGTCAGTGGAGAGAGCTCGCAACACGGTGGCTGAAAATACCAAGATTCAAGACCTCCCCTCTGCTGTTAAAACCTCTACTCTTTCCAAAGATTTCTCTGATGGGTTTAGGCGGCCGAGTGAACCCATTGCTGAAAAACTTGGTGTCGACTATTCATTTCCTCCCCACTTTGA ATATGCATATCCACCACCTGATGGCCATATTCTGACCAACATAGTCAATGCTCTTATTGCTGTTCCCCGATTTTATACACAG GTTTTGCATTTAATGAACAAAATGAATATTCCGGCTCCCTTCCGAAAGGCACTGCCTACTCCTCCTCTACCAGGGTCCGTGCCTGTTCCGCCGCCTCCTTcatcaccaccaccaccacctccTCCCCCGTTATCCTCAGAAACTAACATTGAAGATTTATCAGGCAGCGAGTCAGAAATGGAGTCATCGGATGAG GGAGAGAGAATGCCTAAGCGAAAGCGTATCAAGAGACAACCTATCGTGGGCCCCGCTGTCAATAAGGACGTGGCTCACGAAACTGTTGGATTGAAACCAGCAGCCTTATTGCCAAAAGAGAAGCCAATATTAAAAAGAAAGAACCCTCTACTGCAG ATAAGAATAGCACCAAAGCAGATTCAACCTGATAAGAAAGATGATGATACCGTGACGGAATTGCAAGAAACGATCCAAGGGAATTCTGATCGGCAACATTATGCTACACTAGAGGAACTAAATAGTGGAAAATTACCTCCGGAGGAAATTTTATCACTTCCTAGGTTTAAG AATTATACTACTGGGGATCCTGCTCCTGTTTTATATGTGAAGAACTTGGCTAAAGATGTAGTTGTTGATGACTTCTACTTTATATTTG GATCGTTTTTTGGAAGCATTGACGAAGCCAAGTCTAATCTACTTATTAAATTGATGCAG GAAGGCAGAATGAGGGGCCAAGCATTTGTTACATTCCCGACGGTTGAACTTGCTCACAATGCGCTG AATGCAGCAAATGGATATCCACTAAAAGGCAAACCTATTGTTCTCCAATTTGGGAGAAGTCCTGCTTCTGCCAAGCCAACTAAAGAGAGCAACTATTAA
- the LOC140864293 gene encoding U11/U12 small nuclear ribonucleoprotein 65 kDa protein isoform X3, with protein sequence MAEVMGEEERAACLFVSHLPEAIPADILSRLFSHYGASSVRPARVKNCAFLDFKNETLAAQAQKHLHGLQFLGKALSVERARNTVAENTKIQDLPSAVKTSTLSKDFSDGFRRPSEPIAEKLGVDYSFPPHFEYAYPPPDGHILTNIVNALIAVPRFYTQVLHLMNKMNIPAPFRKALPTPPLPGSVPVPPPPSSPPPPPPPPLSSETNIEDLSGSESEMESSDEEVQGERMPKRKRIKRQPIVGPAVNKDVAHETVGLKPAALLPKEKPILKRKNPLLQIRIAPKQIQPDKKDDDTVTELQETIQGNSDRQHYATLEELNSGKLPPEEILSLPRFKNYTTGDPAPVLYVKNLAKDVVVDDFYFIFGSFFGSIDEAKSNLLIKLMQAE encoded by the exons ATGGCTGAGGTGATGGGGGAAGAAGAAAGAGCGGCTTGCCTGTTTGTAAGCCATCTTCCAGAGGCAATTCCTGCTGACATTCTTTCAAGACTCTTCTCCCACTATGGCGCTTCTTCCGTCCGCCCCGCAAG GGTGAAAAATTGTGCTTTTCTTGATTTCAAGAACGAAACTTTGGCAGCTCAAGCTCAGAAACACCTTCATGGGTTACAGTTTCTTGGCAAGGCTTTGTCAGTGGAGAGAGCTCGCAACACGGTGGCTGAAAATACCAAGATTCAAGACCTCCCCTCTGCTGTTAAAACCTCTACTCTTTCCAAAGATTTCTCTGATGGGTTTAGGCGGCCGAGTGAACCCATTGCTGAAAAACTTGGTGTCGACTATTCATTTCCTCCCCACTTTGA ATATGCATATCCACCACCTGATGGCCATATTCTGACCAACATAGTCAATGCTCTTATTGCTGTTCCCCGATTTTATACACAG GTTTTGCATTTAATGAACAAAATGAATATTCCGGCTCCCTTCCGAAAGGCACTGCCTACTCCTCCTCTACCAGGGTCCGTGCCTGTTCCGCCGCCTCCTTcatcaccaccaccaccacctccTCCCCCGTTATCCTCAGAAACTAACATTGAAGATTTATCAGGCAGCGAGTCAGAAATGGAGTCATCGGATGAG GAAGTGCAGGGAGAGAGAATGCCTAAGCGAAAGCGTATCAAGAGACAACCTATCGTGGGCCCCGCTGTCAATAAGGACGTGGCTCACGAAACTGTTGGATTGAAACCAGCAGCCTTATTGCCAAAAGAGAAGCCAATATTAAAAAGAAAGAACCCTCTACTGCAG ATAAGAATAGCACCAAAGCAGATTCAACCTGATAAGAAAGATGATGATACCGTGACGGAATTGCAAGAAACGATCCAAGGGAATTCTGATCGGCAACATTATGCTACACTAGAGGAACTAAATAGTGGAAAATTACCTCCGGAGGAAATTTTATCACTTCCTAGGTTTAAG AATTATACTACTGGGGATCCTGCTCCTGTTTTATATGTGAAGAACTTGGCTAAAGATGTAGTTGTTGATGACTTCTACTTTATATTTG GATCGTTTTTTGGAAGCATTGACGAAGCCAAGTCTAATCTACTTATTAAATTGATGCAG GCAGAATGA
- the LOC140864293 gene encoding U11/U12 small nuclear ribonucleoprotein 65 kDa protein isoform X1 produces the protein MAEVMGEEERAACLFVSHLPEAIPADILSRLFSHYGASSVRPARVKNCAFLDFKNETLAAQAQKHLHGLQFLGKALSVERARNTVAENTKIQDLPSAVKTSTLSKDFSDGFRRPSEPIAEKLGVDYSFPPHFEYAYPPPDGHILTNIVNALIAVPRFYTQVLHLMNKMNIPAPFRKALPTPPLPGSVPVPPPPSSPPPPPPPPLSSETNIEDLSGSESEMESSDEEVQGERMPKRKRIKRQPIVGPAVNKDVAHETVGLKPAALLPKEKPILKRKNPLLQIRIAPKQIQPDKKDDDTVTELQETIQGNSDRQHYATLEELNSGKLPPEEILSLPRFKNYTTGDPAPVLYVKNLAKDVVVDDFYFIFGSFFGSIDEAKSNLLIKLMQEGRMRGQAFVTFPTVELAHNALNAANGYPLKGKPIVLQFGRSPASAKPTKESNY, from the exons ATGGCTGAGGTGATGGGGGAAGAAGAAAGAGCGGCTTGCCTGTTTGTAAGCCATCTTCCAGAGGCAATTCCTGCTGACATTCTTTCAAGACTCTTCTCCCACTATGGCGCTTCTTCCGTCCGCCCCGCAAG GGTGAAAAATTGTGCTTTTCTTGATTTCAAGAACGAAACTTTGGCAGCTCAAGCTCAGAAACACCTTCATGGGTTACAGTTTCTTGGCAAGGCTTTGTCAGTGGAGAGAGCTCGCAACACGGTGGCTGAAAATACCAAGATTCAAGACCTCCCCTCTGCTGTTAAAACCTCTACTCTTTCCAAAGATTTCTCTGATGGGTTTAGGCGGCCGAGTGAACCCATTGCTGAAAAACTTGGTGTCGACTATTCATTTCCTCCCCACTTTGA ATATGCATATCCACCACCTGATGGCCATATTCTGACCAACATAGTCAATGCTCTTATTGCTGTTCCCCGATTTTATACACAG GTTTTGCATTTAATGAACAAAATGAATATTCCGGCTCCCTTCCGAAAGGCACTGCCTACTCCTCCTCTACCAGGGTCCGTGCCTGTTCCGCCGCCTCCTTcatcaccaccaccaccacctccTCCCCCGTTATCCTCAGAAACTAACATTGAAGATTTATCAGGCAGCGAGTCAGAAATGGAGTCATCGGATGAG GAAGTGCAGGGAGAGAGAATGCCTAAGCGAAAGCGTATCAAGAGACAACCTATCGTGGGCCCCGCTGTCAATAAGGACGTGGCTCACGAAACTGTTGGATTGAAACCAGCAGCCTTATTGCCAAAAGAGAAGCCAATATTAAAAAGAAAGAACCCTCTACTGCAG ATAAGAATAGCACCAAAGCAGATTCAACCTGATAAGAAAGATGATGATACCGTGACGGAATTGCAAGAAACGATCCAAGGGAATTCTGATCGGCAACATTATGCTACACTAGAGGAACTAAATAGTGGAAAATTACCTCCGGAGGAAATTTTATCACTTCCTAGGTTTAAG AATTATACTACTGGGGATCCTGCTCCTGTTTTATATGTGAAGAACTTGGCTAAAGATGTAGTTGTTGATGACTTCTACTTTATATTTG GATCGTTTTTTGGAAGCATTGACGAAGCCAAGTCTAATCTACTTATTAAATTGATGCAG GAAGGCAGAATGAGGGGCCAAGCATTTGTTACATTCCCGACGGTTGAACTTGCTCACAATGCGCTG AATGCAGCAAATGGATATCCACTAAAAGGCAAACCTATTGTTCTCCAATTTGGGAGAAGTCCTGCTTCTGCCAAGCCAACTAAAGAGAGCAACTATTAA